Genomic DNA from Prunus persica cultivar Lovell chromosome G1, Prunus_persica_NCBIv2, whole genome shotgun sequence:
GCAAAATAtcagcctttttcttttcttctatttttaagCAGACTTTAAAGTAGAATCTGTGAAGACCCAGTGGACATCTAGTGAATTGGCTACATTGCATGTTTAGAGTACAAAATAAGGCACATCATATCACTGTCAGCCACATGTTAAATGTTATGTACAGGTTACAATGCCTTACAATATAAATGGTAAGAGACATAAAAGCCAACCGTTGAAAGCTAGAGAAAGCATCAATAACTTCCAGAGAACTGATGAGCTTTGCGCTTGagaaaagtaaatcaattaaactAGCAAGATCATCCATACTAAGTGAAGATAGCAAGTTAGCAACTGAAGAACAAGGTAGATATGATAAGTGTGTTGAAGCAGTAATAGTTGTATATGCAGTTTTTTTCACATGaattattttaaagaagaatTCAACCTAGCATACTCCTGCCTGAAAAACATGACAGCTTCAAACGAATCCCTTCGTAAACAATTccagaattgaaaattaatataCTGAGTTACATTGAAATTCataccaaaacaaaagttacATCAAACGAATCCCTAAAACTATTTGTTCACTTATATCTCAGACATACCTCGCTGAGTATATTGATGATTGGCAGCTCCCCAGGAAATTTACAATGAGCCATTAGTTTGTGGTTGTGCTCTCTTATGAACTTGGTAACTATCCATCTTCCTTCATCCCTTGCTGCCAACCTTATCATGGCTTTGCACCCTTCTCTTGTGATTGGGCGTGGAGGAAGAACCCTGTCTTTTCGAAGTGTATGCTTTGCGGCACGAAAACCTTCTCTTGAACAAACAAAGTCCCGGCCTATTATAGCCATGTTCTTTAACGAGTGTCGGATTCGATTTGTTCGAATGGTGAAACCTGTACGCTTTGCATATTCATAATAGAAATCTCTTGCATCATCCAATGACTGAAAACTCATCCCAGTGGATGGTTCCATTGAAATCAGaccatcatttacaaaattGCAATGCTGCAGTGGCATGTCATCTTCCACAGAGTAATTATGTTCATGAAAGCTTTCAAAAGTTTCATCATCAGAACCCCCATCACTGTCTAGAAATTGACgtccaccatcaccaccctCCATTGTATCCTACTTCCTACATATTGTGGTAAGGCAATAAGAACAAAAGCGGATAACAGAAAACCCATGTTTACAACTTTGCAATGCTCAAAACTATAAATTGACACCAATATGATAATCTTCAcaaaaacccagaaacaaaaataaaaaacaattaccTAAACTAGATGTTTCccgcaaaaaaataaaacagcacTTACCGTGGAAGGCTGAAGCTGGATTTGATCGAAGCCTTTGATGGCGTTTCTTgctttcttctctgttttgctTGAGTGTCAGGTATTGATCAGAAGAAAAAGCACGAATCTCAAGGCAGGATGCTGGGGGTTACTAAGGGTAAATGCGTCGGCGTGGTTCCAAGTCCAACTACAGCAAAGATGGTGATTGGTGATGACTGAGGAGGATTTGGGTTTTCGCAATGCTTCACCGCctaaaattcaccaaaaattcATCGTAACTccgaaaaattcaaataaaagatGCTACAGACTCTTTGAAACATTCGCTTTTCATTCTATGAATTCAATTTGACcccaataaaaatttcattccttttgttttttaaaaataataaggaGAAAGAATTTTATTAGATCAATATGAACAGTACAATGGACACAAAATGTAAAGGTAACAAGttgaaaagtaaaaatgaTATGGAGAGAATCAAtcttgaaaataatttttgtatAACTCCTCCCAACCGTTAATAGTTACACCAATCTAGTTCAATGACATTAAGGATAAAAACTAGCCGCTAGTCGGTATGGCTCTCATAAAAAGACTAAGAACACCCAAGAAACTCAATTAAGTTTCTGAAAtcataagagaaaaaaatacaaaaaactcGTTGAGTTTTTTGACCTTATTGAACAAactaaaccaaaataaaaaactaaaacaacgCCCGCAAAAGGAAAACCAACTGCTGTTAATCTTCCTTCAGGACATGACATAGAGAGCGCACATAGTTACTCCACGGTCTCAGTGCACCAATGAATAGTAGCTCTACCATGACCAAGCCTCGACACCTATCCTCGCAACATGAGGCACAACCAAAGTCAGCCTAGATCAGATACAATAGATCTGCCAAAAGAAGAGTAGATCGACATAAGTCcaccaaaagccaaaaaacaGTGAAGATGCAACAA
This window encodes:
- the LOC18792322 gene encoding protein FAR1-RELATED SEQUENCE 5 isoform X2; protein product: MEGGDGGRQFLDSDGGSDDETFESFHEHNYSVEDDMPLQHCNFVNDGLISMEPSTGMSFQSLDDARDFYYEYAKRTGFTIRTNRIRHSLKNMAIIGRDFVCSREGFRAAKHTLRKDRVLPPRPITREGCKAMIRLAARDEGRWIVTKFIREHNHKLMAHCKFPGELPIINILSEVEKDKKIQDLYDELQRERERSAAFQQQLCMILKDLEEHAEYISE
- the LOC18792322 gene encoding protein FAR1-RELATED SEQUENCE 5 isoform X1, with the translated sequence MEGGDGGRQFLDSDGGSDDETFESFHEHNYSVEDDMPLQHCNFVNDGLISMEPSTGMSFQSLDDARDFYYEYAKRTGFTIRTNRIRHSLKNMAIIGRDFVCSREGFRAAKHTLRKDRVLPPRPITREGCKAMIRLAARDEGRWIVTKFIREHNHKLMAHCKFPGELPIINILSEVEKDKKIQDLYDELQRERERSAAFQQQLCMILKDLEEHAEYISVRVEDIVKSMKEIELRDL